The Acyrthosiphon pisum isolate AL4f unplaced genomic scaffold, pea_aphid_22Mar2018_4r6ur Scaffold_21582;HRSCAF=24315, whole genome shotgun sequence genome has a window encoding:
- the LOC103311920 gene encoding uncharacterized protein LOC103311920: MIVGPLQAFELEYANLALIRMVQLEHFGKEIKVLSGSTQVATTSKLFRLRPYYDKEKLLHVGGQLKNAIYLDIHQRNPIVLPSDNPYTRLLFRREHVQLLHSGPQALVASIRQRYWSLKARNIARDTVHKCVTCFRLKPVIVQPIMGDLPRDRVTPSRPFSRCGIDFAGPIMIKTSLRRKAACSKGYIGIFVCFATKAFHIELISDLTTKTFLQALNRFFDRRGRSSVIYSDNATNFIGAQRQLKEIFQFFQSVDHQNEIVTALADKGVEWKCIPPRSPHFGGLWEAAVKSKKSLLYKVLGEARLTYEEMSKVLTRVEACLNSRPITPMSSDPTDLTVLTPCHFLTGDAITAVPERDETATPDNRLDRWRRVTKYSQTLWNRWSTEYLNQLQERVKWAGAKGPSVRIGTMVILRDTNLPPLQWRLGRVVKVEPGADGVIRAASVQTSSGVWKRAVRLLCPLPFEGNAT, encoded by the coding sequence atgattgtcgGCCCATTGCAAGCATTCGAATTAGAATACGCAAATCTCGCATTGATAAGAATGGTGCAGCTAGAACACTTCGGCAAGGAAATTAAGGTTTTAAGCGGAAGTACACAAGTAGCCACAACAAGCAAGCTATTTAGATTACGACCATATTACGATAAAGAAAAACTTCTACACGTCGGCGGTCaattaaaaaatgcaatataccTGGACATACATCAGCGAAACCCGATAGTCCTACCCAGTGATAATCCGTACACACGGCTATTATTTCGCCGTGAACACGTACAACTTTTGCATAGCGGTCCACAAGCACTCGTAGCCTCGATTCGGCAGCGGTATTGGTCGTTGAAGGCGCGTAATATTGCGCGTGATACTGTGCATAAATGCGTAACATGTTTTAGATTAAAACCAGTTATCGTGCAGCCGATTATGGGTGACCTACCGCGTGATAGAGTAACACCGAGTCGGCCGTTTTCGCGTTGTGGTATCGACTTTGCTGGTCCGATAATGATAAAAACGAGTTTACGAAGAAAGGCGGCATGTTCAAAGGGGTACATCGGAATATTTGTTTGCTTTGCAACGAAGGCGTTTCACATTGAATTGATTAGTGATTTAACgacgaaaacatttttacaagcTTTAAACCGATTTTTTGACCGTCGAGGCCGAAGTTCAGTCATATATTCAGACAACGCTACAAACTTTATTGGAGCACAAAGGCAACTcaaagaaatatttcaattttttcagtccGTGGATCACCAAAACGAAATTGTAACAGCTCTCGCGGATAAAGGCGTCGAATGGAAGTGCATACCGCCCCGCTCGCCGCATTTTGGCGGGTTGTGGGAGGCGGCGGTAAAGTCTAAGAAGAGTTTATTATACAAAGTGTTAGGTGAGGCGAGGCTTACATATGAGGAAATGAGTAAGGTACTAACTAGGGTAGAGGCTTGCTTAAATTCCCGTCCTATAACACCAATGTCCTCCGATCCAACCGATTTGACTGTTTTAACGCCCTGTCATTTTTTAACCGGAGACGCTATAACTGCGGTGCCCGAGCGTGATGAGACTGCCACACCTGATAACCGGTTGGACAGGTGGCGAAGAGTGACAAAATACTCTCAAACACTGTGGAATCGCTGGAGTACTGAGTATCTGAATCAGCTTCAGGAAAGGGTTAAATGGGCAGGTGCGAAAGGTCCGTCAGTAAGAATTGGGACAATGGTAATACTTCGAGACACCAACCTGCCTCCTTTGCAGTGGCGCTTAGGACGAGTGGTCAAGGTCGAGCCTGGTGCAGACGGTGTGATCCGCGCAGCATCGGTTCAAACCAGTAGCGGTGTATGGAAAAGGGCGGTGCGTTTACTTTGTCCTTTGCCATTTGAGGGGAATGCTACTTAG
- the LOC103307956 gene encoding uncharacterized protein LOC103307956, with product MKVTSFNVVLDDLLNGLNDRFNQETLKLILTVTNILKLEPSQEDLLYLNNVFGIDSEQIQVEIMLLKNIPNIPSGTSSKTLHQWIDFLNSNNRTYIFLHFYKVIVLFATIPVTPCSCERAFSKLTIVKTKLRSTMTQERLDALMFLFIEQQMTTNINYDEVIEEFKVMIPTKRRLEL from the coding sequence ATGAAAGTTACGAGTTTTAATGTTGTTTTAGATGACTTGTTAAATGGTTTGAATGATCGTTTTAATCAGGAAACATTAAAACTTATACTTACTGTAACGAATATATTAAAACTTGAGCCATCTCAAGAAGAtctattgtatttgaataatgtatttGGAATCGATAGTGAGCAAATTCAAGTTGAAATTatgttacttaaaaatataccaaatatacCATCTGGAACCAGTTCTAAAACACTTCATCAATGGATTGATTttctaaattcaaataatagaacttatatttttcttcaCTTCTATAAAGTAATAGTACTTTTTGCCACTATTCCGGTAACACCTTGCTCATGCGAACGTGCATTTTCTAAGCTGAcgattgtaaaaacaaaactcCGCAGCACCATGACTCAAGAAAGACTTGACGCTTTAATGTTTCTATTCATAGAACAACAGAtgacaacaaatattaattatgacgaAGTTATCGAGGAATTTAAAGTGATGATACCAACAAAACGACgtttagaattataa